The following proteins are encoded in a genomic region of Streptococcus gwangjuense:
- a CDS encoding PTS sugar transporter subunit IIB, with amino-acid sequence MSIGIIIASHGEFAAGIHQSGSMIFGEQEKVQVVTFMPNEGPDDLYAKFNNAVAAFDAEDEVLVLADLWSGSPFNQASRVMGENPERKFAIITGLNLPMLIQAYTERLMDAAAGVEKVAANIIKEAKDGIKALPEELNPAEEVASAAAAPVAQAAIPEGTVIGDGKLKINLARLDTRLLHGQVATAWTPDSKADRIIVASDNVANDDLRKELIKQAAPNNVRANVVPIQKLIEVSKDPRFGETHALILFETPQDALRAIEGGVPIKTLNVGSMAHSTGKTMVNNVLSMDKDDVATFEKMRDLGVEFDVRKVPNDTKKDLFDLISKANVQ; translated from the coding sequence ATGAGTATCGGAATCATTATTGCGAGCCACGGCGAATTTGCTGCGGGTATTCATCAGTCAGGATCTATGATCTTTGGTGAACAAGAAAAGGTTCAAGTTGTAACCTTTATGCCAAATGAAGGTCCTGATGATCTATACGCTAAGTTTAATAACGCTGTTGCTGCATTTGACGCAGAAGATGAGGTTCTAGTTTTGGCTGACCTTTGGAGTGGATCTCCATTCAACCAAGCTAGCCGCGTGATGGGAGAAAATCCTGAGCGTAAGTTTGCTATCATCACAGGACTTAACTTACCGATGTTGATTCAAGCCTATACAGAGCGCCTGATGGACGCTGCTGCAGGTGTAGAAAAAGTCGCTGCTAATATTATTAAAGAAGCCAAAGATGGCATCAAAGCTCTTCCAGAAGAGCTAAATCCAGCTGAGGAAGTTGCAAGTGCTGCAGCTGCTCCAGTTGCCCAAGCTGCTATCCCAGAAGGAACTGTTATCGGAGATGGAAAACTCAAGATTAACCTTGCCCGTCTGGACACTCGTCTCCTTCACGGTCAGGTTGCCACCGCTTGGACTCCAGATTCAAAAGCAGACCGTATCATCGTTGCTTCAGACAATGTCGCCAACGACGACCTTCGTAAAGAATTGATTAAACAAGCAGCTCCAAATAATGTCAGAGCCAATGTGGTTCCAATTCAAAAATTGATCGAGGTTTCAAAAGACCCACGCTTTGGAGAAACACATGCCCTTATCTTGTTTGAAACACCTCAAGATGCCCTTCGTGCAATCGAAGGTGGCGTGCCAATCAAGACCCTTAACGTAGGATCAATGGCTCACTCAACAGGTAAAACAATGGTCAACAACGTTTTGTCTATGGATAAAGACGACGTTGCAACATTTGAAAAAATGCGTGACCTCGGTGTTGAATTTGACGTACGTAAAGTACCAAACGACACCAAAAAAGATTTGTTTGATTTGATCAGCAAAGCCAACGTTCAATAA
- the pepC gene encoding aminopeptidase C encodes MNAIQESFTDKLFANYEANVKYQAIENAASHNGIFAALERRQSHVDNTPVFSLDLTKDKVTNQKASGRCWMFAALNTFRHKLISQYKLENFELSQAHTFFWDKYEKSNWFLEQVIATADQDLTSRKVKFLLQTPQQDGGQWDMVVALFEKYGVVPKSVYPESVSSSSSRELNAILNKLLRQDAQILRDLLASGADQATVQAKKEDLLQEIFNFLAMSLGLPPRQFNFAYRDKDNNYQSEKDITPQEFYKKYVNLPLEDYVSVINAPTADKPYGKSYTVEMLGNVVGSRAVRYINVPMDRLKELAIAQMQAGETVWFGSDVGQLSNRKAGILATDVYDFESSMDIKLTQDKAGRLDYSESLMTHAMVLTGVDLDENGKSTKWKVENSWGDKVGTDGYFVASDAWMDEYTYQIVVRKELLTAEEQAAYEAEPIVLAPWDPMGALAE; translated from the coding sequence ATGAACGCGATTCAAGAATCATTTACTGATAAACTATTTGCCAACTATGAAGCAAATGTCAAATACCAAGCGATTGAAAATGCTGCCAGCCATAATGGAATTTTTGCAGCTCTAGAACGTCGTCAGAGCCATGTAGACAATACACCTGTTTTCTCATTGGATTTGACCAAGGACAAGGTAACCAACCAGAAAGCGTCTGGTCGTTGCTGGATGTTTGCAGCTCTCAACACCTTCCGCCACAAGCTCATCTCACAATACAAACTGGAAAATTTTGAGTTATCACAGGCCCACACCTTCTTCTGGGACAAGTATGAGAAATCAAACTGGTTCTTGGAGCAAGTCATTGCGACTGCAGACCAAGACTTGACGAGCCGTAAGGTTAAATTCCTACTTCAAACTCCACAACAAGATGGCGGTCAATGGGATATGGTCGTTGCCCTCTTTGAGAAATACGGTGTCGTGCCTAAGTCAGTTTACCCTGAGTCTGTTTCATCTAGCAGTAGTCGTGAGCTCAATGCCATTCTCAACAAATTGCTTCGTCAAGATGCTCAAATCTTGCGTGACTTACTCGCTTCTGGCGCAGACCAAGCGACTGTTCAAGCTAAGAAAGAAGACCTCTTGCAAGAAATCTTTAACTTCCTTGCTATGTCATTGGGTCTTCCACCACGTCAGTTTAACTTTGCTTATCGCGATAAGGATAACAACTACCAAAGCGAAAAGGACATTACACCACAAGAGTTTTACAAGAAATATGTCAATCTTCCTCTAGAGGACTATGTTTCTGTTATCAATGCTCCAACTGCTGATAAACCATACGGCAAATCGTACACAGTTGAGATGTTGGGGAATGTGGTTGGTAGCCGTGCAGTTCGTTACATCAACGTGCCGATGGATCGCTTGAAAGAATTGGCAATTGCTCAAATGCAAGCAGGTGAGACTGTTTGGTTTGGTTCTGATGTCGGTCAGCTCAGCAACCGTAAAGCTGGAATCCTTGCGACAGATGTTTATGACTTTGAATCAAGCATGGACATTAAACTTACTCAAGACAAGGCTGGACGTTTGGACTACAGTGAGAGCTTGATGACCCACGCCATGGTCTTGACAGGTGTGGATTTGGACGAAAATGGCAAGTCAACCAAGTGGAAGGTTGAAAACTCATGGGGAGACAAGGTCGGTACTGATGGTTACTTCGTTGCCTCAGACGCTTGGATGGACGAATACACATACCAAATCGTTGTTCGCAAAGAATTGCTGACAGCAGAAGAACAAGCTGCTTATGAGGCAGAACCAATCGTGTTAGCACCTTGGGATCCAATGGGAGCTTTGGCTGAATAA
- a CDS encoding NCS2 family permease has product MDKLFKLKENGTDVRTEVLAGLTTFFAMSYILFVNPQILSQTGMPAQGVFLATIIGAVAGTLMMAFYANLPYAQAPGMGLNAFFTFTVVFGLGYSWQEALAMVFICGIISLIITLTNVRKMIIESIPNALRSAISAGIGVFLAYVGIKNAGFLKFTIDPGNYTVVGEGADKAQATIAANSSAVPGLVSFNNPAVLVALAGLAITIFFVIKGIKGGIILSILTTTVLAIAVGLVDLSSIDFANNHVGAAFEDLKRVFGAALGSEGLGALISDTARLPETLMAILAFSLTDIFDTIGTLIGTGEKVGIVATNGENHQSAKLDKALYSDLIGTSIGAIAGTSNVTTYVESAAGIGAGGRTGLTALVVAICFAISSFFSPLLAIVPTAATAPILIIVGIMMLASLKNIHWDDMAEAVPAFFTSIFMGFSYSITQGIAVGFLTYTLTKLVKGQAKDVHVMIWILDALFILNYISMAL; this is encoded by the coding sequence ATGGACAAATTATTTAAACTAAAAGAGAACGGTACAGACGTTCGTACAGAGGTTCTCGCTGGTTTAACAACTTTCTTTGCAATGAGTTATATTCTCTTTGTAAACCCACAAATTCTTTCGCAAACAGGGATGCCTGCTCAGGGTGTGTTTCTCGCAACGATTATTGGTGCAGTAGCAGGTACCTTGATGATGGCCTTCTACGCCAACTTACCTTATGCTCAAGCACCAGGTATGGGTCTTAACGCCTTCTTTACATTTACAGTTGTATTCGGGCTTGGTTATTCATGGCAAGAAGCCTTGGCTATGGTCTTCATCTGTGGAATTATCTCATTGATTATTACCTTGACAAATGTTCGTAAAATGATCATTGAATCGATTCCAAATGCTCTTCGTTCAGCTATTTCAGCTGGTATCGGTGTCTTTCTTGCCTACGTGGGAATTAAGAATGCTGGATTTTTGAAATTTACGATTGATCCAGGCAACTATACTGTTGTAGGAGAAGGGGCTGACAAGGCTCAAGCAACGATTGCAGCAAACTCTTCAGCAGTTCCAGGATTGGTCAGCTTTAATAATCCAGCTGTTTTGGTGGCTCTTGCAGGACTTGCCATTACTATCTTCTTTGTTATCAAAGGGATTAAAGGGGGAATTATTCTCTCTATCTTGACAACAACTGTTCTTGCTATTGCAGTTGGTTTGGTAGATTTGTCTAGTATCGATTTTGCTAACAACCATGTTGGTGCAGCCTTTGAAGACTTGAAGAGAGTCTTTGGTGCAGCTCTTGGTTCAGAAGGTTTGGGAGCTTTGATTTCAGATACAGCTCGCTTGCCTGAAACTCTTATGGCTATTCTTGCCTTCTCGTTGACAGATATTTTTGATACAATTGGTACTTTGATCGGTACTGGTGAAAAAGTTGGTATCGTAGCGACAAATGGTGAAAATCATCAATCAGCTAAGTTGGACAAGGCTCTTTACTCTGATTTGATTGGTACTTCAATTGGTGCTATCGCCGGTACTTCAAACGTAACGACTTATGTTGAGTCTGCTGCTGGTATCGGTGCAGGTGGACGTACTGGTTTGACAGCTTTGGTTGTGGCAATCTGTTTTGCAATTTCAAGTTTCTTTAGCCCACTTCTAGCTATCGTACCAACAGCTGCTACAGCTCCAATCTTGATTATCGTTGGGATTATGATGTTGGCTAGCTTGAAAAATATCCATTGGGATGATATGGCTGAAGCGGTTCCTGCCTTCTTCACATCTATCTTTATGGGATTCAGCTACTCTATCACTCAAGGGATTGCAGTTGGTTTCTTGACTTACACCTTGACTAAGCTTGTCAAAGGTCAAGCTAAAGATGTTCATGTAATGATTTGGATTTTGGATGCCTTGTTTATCCTTAACTATATTAGTATGGCCTTATAA
- a CDS encoding Cof-type HAD-IIB family hydrolase: MTKKIIAVDLDGTLLNSDSQISDFTKETIKKVTEKGHQVIITTGRPYRMSKDFYRELGLDTPMINFNGSLTHLPDQAWDFEKCLTVDKKYLLDMVQRSEDIQADFIAGEYRKKFYITNPNEEIADPKLFGIEAFQPEDQFNPELVTKDPNCILLQTRASDKYALAKEMNAFYQYQLSINTWGGPLNILECTPKGVNKAFALDYLLKVMNRDKKDLIAFGDEHNDTEMLAFAGKGYAMKNANPELLPYADEQISLTNDQDGVAKTLQDLFL, from the coding sequence ATGACGAAAAAAATTATTGCAGTTGACCTAGATGGAACCCTGCTCAACTCAGACAGTCAGATTTCTGACTTTACCAAAGAAACTATTAAAAAAGTTACTGAAAAAGGGCATCAGGTTATTATTACGACAGGTCGCCCTTACCGCATGTCAAAAGATTTCTACCGTGAATTAGGCTTAGACACTCCTATGATTAATTTCAACGGCTCCCTTACTCATTTACCAGACCAAGCTTGGGACTTTGAAAAGTGTTTGACCGTAGACAAAAAATATCTGCTCGATATGGTTCAACGTTCAGAAGATATTCAAGCCGATTTTATCGCTGGAGAATATCGTAAAAAATTCTACATTACAAATCCCAATGAAGAAATTGCCGATCCTAAACTATTTGGTATAGAAGCTTTCCAGCCTGAAGATCAATTCAATCCTGAATTGGTGACCAAGGATCCTAACTGTATTCTGTTGCAGACCAGAGCTAGTGACAAGTATGCCTTGGCAAAAGAAATGAATGCCTTCTACCAGTATCAACTTTCTATTAATACTTGGGGTGGTCCGCTCAATATCCTTGAGTGTACCCCAAAAGGAGTCAATAAGGCCTTCGCCTTGGACTACTTGCTCAAGGTAATGAACCGCGACAAAAAGGATTTGATTGCCTTTGGAGATGAACACAATGATACCGAAATGCTCGCTTTTGCTGGGAAAGGTTATGCCATGAAAAATGCCAATCCTGAGCTACTCCCCTATGCAGATGAGCAAATTTCCTTGACAAATGACCAAGACGGGGTTGCCAAAACCCTGCAAGATTTATTCTTATAG
- the adhP gene encoding alcohol dehydrogenase AdhP, producing MKAVVVNPESTGVAVEEKVLRPLETGEALVEIEYCGVCHTDLHVAHGDFGQVPGRVLGHEGVGIVKEIAPDVKSLKVGDRVSVAWFFEGCGTCEYCTTGRETLCRTVKNAGYSVDGGMAEQCIVTADYAVKVPDGLDPAQASSITCAGVTTYKAIKEAKVEPGQWVVLYGAGGLGNLAVQYAKKVFNAHVIAVDINNDKLALAKEVGADIVINGLEVEDVPGLIKEKTDGGAHSAVVTAVSKVAFNQAVDSVRAGGRVVAVGLPSEMMELSIVKTVLDGIQVIGSLVGTRKDLEEAFQFGAEGLVVPVVQKRPVEDAVAVFDEMEKGQIQGRMVLDFTH from the coding sequence ATGAAAGCTGTTGTTGTAAATCCAGAAAGCACTGGTGTTGCTGTTGAAGAAAAAGTACTCCGTCCACTTGAAACTGGGGAAGCACTTGTAGAAATTGAATACTGTGGTGTTTGCCACACTGACCTCCACGTTGCCCATGGTGACTTTGGTCAAGTACCAGGACGTGTTCTAGGACACGAAGGTGTTGGTATCGTTAAGGAAATTGCACCAGATGTGAAAAGCCTTAAAGTCGGTGACCGCGTCAGCGTTGCTTGGTTCTTTGAAGGATGTGGCACTTGCGAATACTGTACAACTGGTCGCGAAACCCTTTGCCGTACAGTAAAAAATGCCGGTTACTCAGTAGATGGTGGTATGGCTGAACAATGTATCGTAACTGCAGATTATGCTGTTAAAGTTCCTGACGGACTTGATCCAGCCCAAGCTTCTTCTATCACATGTGCTGGTGTAACAACCTATAAGGCTATTAAAGAAGCCAAAGTTGAACCAGGTCAATGGGTTGTTCTTTACGGTGCTGGTGGACTTGGTAACCTCGCAGTTCAATATGCTAAAAAAGTTTTCAACGCTCATGTTATCGCAGTTGATATCAACAATGACAAACTTGCCCTTGCAAAAGAAGTAGGCGCTGACATTGTGATTAACGGTCTAGAAGTTGAAGATGTACCAGGACTTATTAAAGAAAAAACAGATGGCGGAGCTCATTCAGCTGTCGTAACCGCTGTATCTAAAGTTGCCTTTAACCAAGCTGTTGATTCTGTACGCGCTGGTGGTCGTGTCGTTGCTGTTGGTCTTCCTTCTGAAATGATGGAACTCAGCATCGTCAAAACCGTTCTAGATGGAATCCAAGTCATCGGTTCTCTGGTTGGAACTCGTAAAGACTTGGAAGAAGCCTTCCAATTTGGTGCAGAAGGTTTGGTAGTCCCAGTTGTCCAAAAACGTCCAGTAGAAGATGCGGTAGCCGTTTTCGACGAAATGGAAAAAGGTCAAATCCAAGGACGTATGGTACTCGACTTCACCCACTAA
- a CDS encoding PTS mannose/fructose/sorbose transporter subunit IIC, with the protein MSDISIISAILVVVVAFLAGLEGILDQFQFHQPIVACTLIGLVTGNLEAGVMLGGSLQMIALGWANIGAAVAPDAALASVAAAIILIKGGNFTTEGIAVATATAIPLAVAGLFLTMIVRTISVGLVHTADAAAKEGNIAAVERAHFIALLLQGLRIAIPAAFLIAIPASAVQDALKLMPDWLNGGMAVGGAMVVAVGYAMVINMMATREVWPFFALGFAFAAISQLTLIALGVIGVALAFIYLNLSKQGGNGGGGAATSNDPIGDILEDY; encoded by the coding sequence ATGTCAGATATTTCAATTATTTCTGCTATCTTGGTTGTAGTTGTTGCCTTCCTTGCAGGTCTTGAAGGTATCCTCGACCAATTCCAATTCCATCAACCAATCGTCGCATGTACCCTTATCGGTCTTGTAACAGGTAACCTTGAAGCAGGGGTTATGCTTGGTGGATCACTTCAAATGATCGCCCTTGGCTGGGCAAACATCGGAGCTGCCGTAGCTCCTGACGCTGCTCTTGCATCTGTTGCCGCAGCAATCATCTTGATCAAAGGTGGTAACTTTACTACTGAAGGTATCGCCGTTGCAACAGCAACAGCTATCCCTCTTGCCGTAGCTGGACTTTTCTTGACAATGATTGTTCGTACAATCTCAGTTGGTTTGGTTCACACTGCAGACGCAGCTGCTAAAGAAGGAAATATTGCAGCTGTTGAACGTGCTCACTTTATCGCACTTCTTCTTCAAGGTCTTCGTATTGCTATCCCTGCTGCCTTCCTTATCGCTATCCCTGCTTCTGCCGTTCAAGATGCTCTTAAATTAATGCCAGACTGGTTGAATGGTGGTATGGCTGTAGGTGGTGCTATGGTCGTTGCCGTTGGTTACGCTATGGTTATCAACATGATGGCAACTCGTGAAGTATGGCCATTCTTCGCACTCGGTTTTGCCTTTGCTGCCATTTCTCAATTGACTTTGATTGCACTTGGTGTAATCGGTGTTGCCCTTGCCTTCATCTACCTTAACCTTTCAAAACAAGGTGGTAACGGTGGCGGAGGAGCTGCGACTTCTAACGACCCAATCGGTGATATCCTAGAAGACTACTAG
- a CDS encoding PTS system mannose/fructose/sorbose family transporter subunit IID has protein sequence MTEKLQLSKSDRKKVWWRSQFLQGSWNYERMQNLGWAYSLIPAIKKLYTTKEDQAAALERHLEFFNTHPYVAAPIMGVTLALEEERANGVEIDDAAIQGVKIGMMGPLAGIGDPVFWFTVRPILGALGASLAASGNLVGPLLFFFGWNAIRMAFLWYTQEFGYKAGSEITKDMSGGILKDITKGASILGMFILAVLVQRWVSINFTVNLPGKQLAEGAYIKFPEGPVSGAELKGILGQALGGLSLDSVQPQTLQGQLNSLIPGLMGLLLTFLCMWLLKKKVSPISIILALFAVGIAARFFGIM, from the coding sequence ATGACTGAAAAACTTCAATTATCAAAATCAGATCGTAAAAAAGTTTGGTGGCGTTCACAATTCCTTCAAGGTTCTTGGAACTACGAACGTATGCAAAACTTGGGTTGGGCTTATTCATTAATCCCAGCTATCAAAAAATTGTACACTACTAAAGAAGACCAAGCTGCTGCTCTTGAGCGTCACCTTGAGTTCTTCAATACTCACCCATACGTAGCTGCTCCTATCATGGGGGTTACTCTTGCACTTGAAGAAGAACGCGCTAACGGTGTTGAAATCGATGACGCTGCTATCCAAGGGGTTAAAATCGGTATGATGGGACCTCTTGCTGGTATCGGTGACCCAGTATTCTGGTTTACAGTTCGTCCTATCCTTGGAGCTCTTGGTGCATCACTTGCTGCATCTGGTAACTTAGTTGGGCCACTTCTCTTCTTCTTCGGATGGAATGCGATCCGTATGGCCTTCCTATGGTACACACAAGAGTTTGGTTACAAAGCTGGATCTGAAATCACTAAAGATATGTCTGGTGGTATCTTGAAAGACATCACTAAAGGTGCTTCTATCCTTGGTATGTTCATCCTTGCCGTTCTTGTACAACGTTGGGTATCGATTAACTTCACTGTTAACCTTCCTGGTAAACAATTGGCTGAAGGTGCCTACATCAAATTCCCAGAAGGACCTGTATCAGGTGCTGAATTGAAAGGTATCCTTGGTCAAGCACTTGGTGGATTGAGCTTGGATAGCGTTCAACCACAAACCCTGCAAGGTCAGTTGAACTCATTGATTCCAGGATTGATGGGACTTCTCCTTACTTTCCTTTGCATGTGGTTGCTTAAGAAAAAAGTATCACCAATCTCAATCATCCTTGCACTCTTTGCAGTAGGTATCGCAGCTCGTTTCTTCGGTATCATGTAA